The uncultured Mailhella sp. genome segment ATAATAGGTCCGCTGCCATAAATCCGTATGCGGCTTTGTCGTTATTTCGATGCGATCCTGCGAGACCTCGTAGTGCAGAGGCTCTCTTGTCCATTTCAGATGGGTGACGTCGAAGTTCATGTGCATGCCTCACAGCGATGGGAAAGAAGATTTTTTATACTGAAAGATGAGCCTGCGAAAATACGATACGGTGCTTTCGACAAGAGACAAGGCTCTGCTGAGGTCATCTATTTAAAGATAACAATGAGGGACCTTGTCGGCAAGCCTGTGCGGTGCATTTCCGATGACTGAGCGCCCTGTACTTGTTTTTTTGCGTTTTTTTTGACGCCAAAAAGACCGTCTTTGGATACATTAATGTTTTATAATTGGGAATAATTCTCGATTATAGAGGCATGTCCGGATGCCGGTAAGGCGGGCAACGGGGCTCGCGGGATGACCTGCTTTTACTAGTATTGTCATTTCTACAAAAATGGGAATCACACAATTTTCGAAATAGTATTGTGAAATTGAATACATATGTGAAAGCACATGACTGTGAATGCTGTTTTCTGCGTTCGTGATTCTTTTAAGAAGCGCTAAAACTGATGAAGGTGATATTGCTCCGCATAGGCCGTGGACTCCCGGGCCTTGTCCAGAAGCCAGTTGTGGAAGGCCCGCACCTTGGGACGCAGTATGCTCTTGTGTGTGGTGAGAATGTAATAGGTTTGCGGGGCAGGGAAGACAAGATTGAAGGGAACGATGAGTTCCCCTTTATGCAGCGCTTCCCGGAGCAGCCATTCGCGTCCCAAGGCCACGCCGAAGCCCTGTTTTGCGGCAATGATGGTCAGTTCCGCTCTGTCGAAGCTGTAGCCGGAGTGGAGCGGCAGGCCCGTAATTCCGGCCCACTTGCTCCAGATTTCCCAGCCCAGATAGTAGGGAAGGTTTGCCGCATTCGATGTTTCGTGGATCAGCGTGCAGTTCTTCAATGCCTCCGGATGTTCTATCAGATTATGCTCCAGCGCGTATTCCTTGGTGCAGACGGGCATGAGCTTGTCGCTGAGCAGCGGCGTGGCGTGCAGTCCTGAGGAAATGGATTCTCCGCAGTAGATGGCAAGATCCAGATTTCTGTCCTGTTTTTCAAGACCGAGAGGCGTGTTGTCGCTCAGTATGTGCAAAATGATCTCCGGATGCCGGTCTCGGAAGTCGTTCAGACGAGGCAAAAGCCAGCAACCGGAGATGGAAGGGGCACAGGCGATGAACAGATCTCCTCTGGATTCTTCTTTTTTAATGTTTTTGATGGCCTCATCTATCTGATTAAAACTGCTCTCCAGAGCATTATAGAGCGTGTTTCCTTCTTCGGTGAGAATTATTTTACGCGTCATCCTGTAAAAAAGTGGGAAACCAAGTTCTTGTTCAAGACTGTGAATGCGATGACTCACGGCACTTTGGGTAATGCAGAGCTCTTCAGAAGCCTTTGTGAAACTCAAGTACTTTGCTGTCACAAGAAAAGTATACAAAAATTGATTTGACAGCGAAAAATTATTGCTCATTGAATCAGCGCTCCTTGGCAATAGTGGCAGGAAATACCCTGCATGAAGATAAAATTATACGTTCAGGCTAGAGCATTTATCCCAATTTTTCATATAATATATTGAATTTATTTATTATATTTATATAATTTCAATGCCGTCGTCATGGGGTGTTGCACTCACAACTTTTTTTCTTTTTCGTGTTATTCTGTCGATGTCGGCCCCGGGATAATTTTGAATTTCTCATATCGATTTTTGTCATATACATAAATTTGATTAATGTATAGATGAAAAATCTTAGCTTGATAATAAAAGTTCATTTTTCTAAATAATAACGTATGGCATAAGTTTAGTCATTTTTTTAGGTAGTTGACGACTTATCGCCGGATTCGGAAGAGGTTGTTAAGAAGGTCTTCATCGAAAAATCACCTTGAGATATGTTGTCATGGAGAAATGAAAATGAGCAGTTCCGTCTTGTTTACTCCTATAAAAATCAATAGGATGACTTTGAAAAACCGCATCGTCATGCCGGCCATGGCTTCCTATCATGCCGCCGTCAACGGTGAGGTGACGGATAAGCTTATTCGATATCATGCTGAACGCGCCAAAGGCGGTGCGGCCATGAATATCGTTGAAGCAACGTATGTGGCGCGGAGCGGAAACAGCTTCGATCTGGGACTTGGTATTTCCGACGACTTCATGATTAAAGGACTTTCCAAATTGACGGAAGCCGTGCATCAGTATGACGGCAAAATTGCCATTCAGCTGCAGCACGGCGGTCGCTTCGGCAATCCCCCCACTTCCGGCAAGCCCCGCATGCTTGTATCCATGATTCCCGGTCTTGCTCCTTCGGAAAATGCCCGCGTCATGGACGCCGGCGATATCGAAGAGCTCGTGGAAGCCTATGCCCGTGCCGCGGGCAGAGCCGTTGAGGCCGGTTTCGACGCCGTCGAGCTGCACGGTGCGCATGGCTACCTTATTAATCAGTTCCTCTCTCCGCTGACTAACCGTCGCGACGACTGCTACGGCGGTTCTCTGGAAAATCGTCTGCGCTTCCCGCTGGAAGTACTTGCCGCCGTTCGCAAGCAGGTCGGCGACGATTATCCCGTGCTTTTCCGCTTCAGCATGATGGAGTTCATGCCCGGCGGCATCGACATGGATCAGGCTGTCTCCATTTGCCGCGCCATGACCGATCACGGCGTGGACATGCTGAATCTTTCCATCGGCATCGGTGAATCCGTGGAATACATCATTCCGCCGGCCAGTGTGCCGGACGGCTGGAATGCGGACAGAGCCGCAGTCATCAAGAACGCCATCGGCTCCCGCATTCCCGTGGCGGTTGTCGGCCGCATCTGCAACCGTAGAACGGCGGAATCCATCGTCGACTCCGGCAAGGCGGACATCGTAGCCATGGGCCGGGCCCTTTTGGCCGATCCCTTCCTGCCGAAGAAGCTGGCGGAAGGACGCGATGAGGAAATCCTTCCCTGCATCGGCTGCAACGAAGGCTGCACCGGAATGCTCAATGAGTGTCGTCCCATCTCTTGCGCCGTGAATCCCCGCACCGGATATGAGGGCGATTACCCCATGGACCCGGCCGCCGTTTCCAAGATCATTGCCGTCGTCGGCGGCGGCCCTGCCGGCTGTGAAGTGGCGCTCACCGCGGCCTGTCGCGGACACAAGGTCGTGCTGTTTGAGGCCGGTTCCCGTCTGGGCGGTCTGGCCAATGTGGCGGCGCTTCCTCCGGGAAAGGGCGTGTATGCGACGCTGGGAGCCTATTATGCCGGAGCTCTTGCCCGGGCCGGAGTGGATGTGAGACTGAACACCCGTGCCGACGTTGAGACTCTGCGGGCCATGCATGCGGATCATATCGTGGTGGCTACGGGCGGGGTGCCCATTGTGCCGGGATTCTGCCGTGGCGCGGAATATGTGCTTGCTCAGGACATTCTTGAAGCAAAAGTGCAGGCCGGAGCAAAGTGCCTTGTCATAGGCGGCGGCCTGGTGGGCAGCGAAACCGCGGAATTCCTTGCCGATCAGGGAAAGGCCGTCACCATCGTCGAACTGCGCGACACCATTGCCGCCGACATGGAATACAAGACCCGGCAGATGCTCATGCCGCGCCTTGCCGAACTTGGCGTGGTCAGCATGACGGAAACGGAAGTTCTTTCCGTCTGTGCAGGCGGGGAAGTGCGCGTGAAGACTCCCTACGTGGAAAAGACGCTCTCCGGTTTCGACACCATCGTCGTTGCCCTGGGCTACCGGCCCGACACGACGGTATGTTCCGAGCTGGCGGCCGCCGGTCTGGACTTCGTTCGCGTCGGCGATTGCAAGAAGGTTGGAAAAATCATCAACGGCGTCTGGGATGGTTTCCATATCGCATACAATTTCTAATACGACAGCCTGGAGCTAGTGTCTTCTGCTCCTGAACCATGAATGAACAGATTCCATGGTTCAGGATGCAGAAACAATAATAAATTATGAAGTCGGCATCTGAATAATACGGATCCTGGTGTTAGGAGGTGTTTATGTCGTTATCATTCAGTCGAGAATCACTAAAGCCAGTAGTCACTGTAGTTTCTATTATACTATGTGCTTTTCAGATATACTTCACTGGCGGTTTTGGTGTGACCGATACGCATATTCTACGAGGCACGCATCTCAGCCTCATCGCCATATTGACGTTCATGCTTATACCTCCTGTCAAGGTGAAGCCGGGAGAGAAGGAAAATCCTCTCTTTCTGGTTATGGATCTGGTGTTGATTGCGATTTCCATAGCCATCAATATTTATGTGTTTCAGCATGCGGAAGAGCTTGCAGAACGGCTGAAATATATCGATGAGGTGACGAATCAGGATATTTTCTACGGCACCTGCCTCATCATCGTCACGCTGGAAATCACCCGTCGCACGTCCGGCTGGGCGCTTGTCATCATCTCCGGCGCTTTCCTCGCCTACGGCATATGGGGACAGTATATGCCCGGCGGCCTCTCGCACAACGGCATTTCCTACGACAGACTCATTGAACAGCTCTTTCTGCTGACCGACGGCATCTACGGCGTGCCTCTGGGCGCTGCGGCAGGCATGATCTTTGCCTTCGTCATGTTCGGCGCATTCCTTGAATGCTCGAACATGAGCTCGGTGTTCATGTCGCTTTCCTGCCTGCTGACCCGCAACGCCAAGGGCGGCCCCGCCAAGGTGGCTATTTTTGCCTCGGCTCTTTTCGGCACCATCAATGGTTCCGCGGCTTCCAACGTGTACGGCACTGGCACGTTCACCATTCCGCTCATGAAGAAGGTCGGCTATGCGCCGCACTTCGCCGGCGCCGTGGAAGCCGTGGCCTCCACCGGCGGTCAGATGATGCCCCCCATCATGGGCGCGGCCGCCTTCATCATGGCCGACGTGGTCGGTGTGAGCTATCTCACCATCGCCAAGGCAGCGCTGATTCCTTCCATTCTCTACTACTTCACGCTGTACGTCTGCATCCATCTGGAAGCCGTGCGCAAGAACATGGGCACCATTCCCGCCGAAATGGTTCCCCAGACGTCCGAAGTGGTTCGTCGTCTCTACTACATGTTCCCGCTGGTGTTCCTCATCACCATCC includes the following:
- a CDS encoding LysR substrate-binding domain-containing protein; this encodes MSNNFSLSNQFLYTFLVTAKYLSFTKASEELCITQSAVSHRIHSLEQELGFPLFYRMTRKIILTEEGNTLYNALESSFNQIDEAIKNIKKEESRGDLFIACAPSISGCWLLPRLNDFRDRHPEIILHILSDNTPLGLEKQDRNLDLAIYCGESISSGLHATPLLSDKLMPVCTKEYALEHNLIEHPEALKNCTLIHETSNAANLPYYLGWEIWSKWAGITGLPLHSGYSFDRAELTIIAAKQGFGVALGREWLLREALHKGELIVPFNLVFPAPQTYYILTTHKSILRPKVRAFHNWLLDKARESTAYAEQYHLHQF
- a CDS encoding FAD-dependent oxidoreductase gives rise to the protein MSSSVLFTPIKINRMTLKNRIVMPAMASYHAAVNGEVTDKLIRYHAERAKGGAAMNIVEATYVARSGNSFDLGLGISDDFMIKGLSKLTEAVHQYDGKIAIQLQHGGRFGNPPTSGKPRMLVSMIPGLAPSENARVMDAGDIEELVEAYARAAGRAVEAGFDAVELHGAHGYLINQFLSPLTNRRDDCYGGSLENRLRFPLEVLAAVRKQVGDDYPVLFRFSMMEFMPGGIDMDQAVSICRAMTDHGVDMLNLSIGIGESVEYIIPPASVPDGWNADRAAVIKNAIGSRIPVAVVGRICNRRTAESIVDSGKADIVAMGRALLADPFLPKKLAEGRDEEILPCIGCNEGCTGMLNECRPISCAVNPRTGYEGDYPMDPAAVSKIIAVVGGGPAGCEVALTAACRGHKVVLFEAGSRLGGLANVAALPPGKGVYATLGAYYAGALARAGVDVRLNTRADVETLRAMHADHIVVATGGVPIVPGFCRGAEYVLAQDILEAKVQAGAKCLVIGGGLVGSETAEFLADQGKAVTIVELRDTIAADMEYKTRQMLMPRLAELGVVSMTETEVLSVCAGGEVRVKTPYVEKTLSGFDTIVVALGYRPDTTVCSELAAAGLDFVRVGDCKKVGKIINGVWDGFHIAYNF
- a CDS encoding TRAP transporter permease, producing the protein MSLSFSRESLKPVVTVVSIILCAFQIYFTGGFGVTDTHILRGTHLSLIAILTFMLIPPVKVKPGEKENPLFLVMDLVLIAISIAINIYVFQHAEELAERLKYIDEVTNQDIFYGTCLIIVTLEITRRTSGWALVIISGAFLAYGIWGQYMPGGLSHNGISYDRLIEQLFLLTDGIYGVPLGAAAGMIFAFVMFGAFLECSNMSSVFMSLSCLLTRNAKGGPAKVAIFASALFGTINGSAASNVYGTGTFTIPLMKKVGYAPHFAGAVEAVASTGGQMMPPIMGAAAFIMADVVGVSYLTIAKAALIPSILYYFTLYVCIHLEAVRKNMGTIPAEMVPQTSEVVRRLYYMFPLVFLITILLMGRSIIACAFYGTLSIIALSVFREETRFTWKRFLYALELSAKNSLMVSASCACAGIIIGIVSLTGIGYKFILVITEFADGNLLLLLVLLMFTCIVLGMGLPTAPAYIIVATLGAPALMKVGVPAVSAHMFVYFYAILSVITPPVCLAAYAGAAIAEANAMETGVTSMKLGIVAFVVPFMFVFEPALLMEGSWTEIGIAAASAIVGAISLAGGLQNWLVCRCYIWERLILVLGGLMLLYPGVLTDMAGLGCLALVFLLQKIRTRKICAA